Proteins co-encoded in one Vibrio aquimaris genomic window:
- a CDS encoding DUF4360 domain-containing protein → MKLSISALLAASSTLLTTNAFAEIELAQLDPSQVTIKSLQSSGSGCPFGTVSSTIAPDGKSFVLGFDEYIAEAGPDISRRENRKNCQITAVLGIPNGYAFTLADVNYRGYADLDEHVMAQQISTYFFAGERQEARLSSAFSGPISENYQISDRLGLSSLVWSSCNATEPVVIKSEIKVDNRRNRDNSGLITLDTIDGKLTHSYGLMFRKCGDVSPTGERI, encoded by the coding sequence ATGAAGTTGTCTATTTCTGCGCTACTTGCAGCATCAAGCACGCTATTAACCACTAATGCGTTTGCTGAAATTGAACTTGCCCAACTTGATCCTTCTCAGGTAACCATCAAAAGCCTTCAAAGCTCAGGCAGTGGCTGTCCTTTTGGTACTGTATCTTCAACTATCGCCCCTGATGGCAAGTCATTTGTACTTGGTTTTGATGAATATATAGCTGAAGCTGGACCTGATATTTCAAGACGTGAGAATCGTAAAAACTGTCAGATCACCGCAGTACTCGGAATCCCAAATGGATACGCATTTACATTAGCAGACGTTAACTATCGCGGATATGCCGACCTTGATGAACACGTAATGGCACAACAAATCTCGACTTATTTCTTCGCGGGTGAGCGTCAGGAAGCTCGACTAAGCTCAGCATTTTCTGGACCAATTTCAGAAAACTACCAAATCAGTGACCGTCTTGGCCTATCAAGCTTAGTTTGGTCTTCTTGTAACGCTACAGAACCCGTCGTAATTAAGTCAGAAATAAAAGTGGACAATCGCCGCAATCGTGACAATAGTGGACTAATCACTCTCGATACCATTGATGGTAAACTGACTCATAGCTATGGTCTAATGTTTAGAAAATGTGGTGATGTAAGCCCAACTGGTGAAAGAATCTAA